The following proteins are encoded in a genomic region of Hippocampus zosterae strain Florida chromosome 2, ASM2543408v3, whole genome shotgun sequence:
- the arhgap4b gene encoding SLIT-ROBO Rho GTPase-activating protein 3 isoform X1, whose translation MMTSHGKLRREKGSLAEYESQMKDLRAQLTDQIKILDSQVEVKQQQLSDLSEFLRRRGDIEAEYARALDKLTERFTHKTKKKEQWGQSVCQVWSVLLTQTRLESREHSTLGDTCCNALTQRLAHSTEDTHRLHKRSKEVGIQMQDELLKVTTELQTALKTYNQYHTDCLIAEGKLKEAERLEERHTGKSAELGIGQSGGQRRSSVKKMERLMEKRHGRVQETQLKCTKARNDYLLNLAAANAAMNKYYLQDVSTLIDCCDLGFHPSVERVMKCYLASRWRIQKTEEAGLKQLEAAVTSLDQGGDRDALLQQHDSAFCLPFRFNYHPHEGDQVCEVSAESQVRYEMETRFQQLQSRLAAVTLETEEVSKTLKATLTALLDSMCDSDCNAAPDVPSSLLHEAAGAGSAPKLTLAKRRANQQETETYYFTKVKEFLTSSSLTFKLQAKHDLLHDAIQKAEAVNTDPSRAHCARSVRVRKSRPISQFCHTLFSTDILSYIQSSGQQIPVVVESCIRFINLHGLHHEGIFRVPGSQREVNLIKDAFERGEDPLSDSECDLDSVAGVLKLYFRGLEPPLFPYESYLELLECVQIEGMVDKAAQIKSIVSAFPRPLLIIMRYLFAFLNHVTQYSDENMMQSYNLAVCFGPSLLRGVDSDDAVAQQPQVNDLVKTMILQHDVIFPGQSELPGPIYEKHMTLEQEYCEPITEEGDGEAEHLPSEDEWEAVAMFDYVARSPAELSFKQGDLLTLHSKASSDWWRGEAAGVKGLIPHKYISVLEGSERGKREDGGGGSGGSTGNLSTEDPHTENTVRMRVNSDGASLPGRQRGSDGSPGQKPPASPAARHLPVSQERRHTLDTVRQAGFKPVDRPAFVQADRTSADKEMISRQMNSVFKELLSRQPSMQPQTLAAVAPPGPPPSTSSSSSSSPLPQVAPTARKVGFGIRGRALFRPVE comes from the exons ATGATGACATCACACGGAAAACTGAGGAGGGAGAAGGGTAGTCTGGCCGAATATGAATCTCAAATGAAAG ACTTGCGAGCACAACTGACTGACCAGATCAAGATTTTGGACTCCCAGGTAGAGGTGAAACAGCAGCAGCTCTCAGATCTTTCTGAGTTTCTCCGCCGACGCGGCGACATTGAGGCGGAATACGCACGAGCCCTTGATAAACTCACAGAGAGGTTCACACACAAGACCAAGAA GAAGGAGCAGTGGGGTCAGTCAGTGTGTCAAGTCTGGTCTGTTTTGCTGACTCAGACTCGTTTGGAAAGTCGTGAGCACTCAACGTTGGGTGACACCTGCTGCAACGCACTTACGCAGCGGTTAGCGCACAGTACCGAGGACACACACCGACTCCACAAAAGG AGCAAAGAGGTTGGAATTCAGATGCAGGATGAGTTGCTTAAAGTCACTACTGAGCTGCAGACG GCTTTGAAGACATACAATCAGTACCACACTGACTGCCTGATAGCTGAGGGCAAACTGAAGGAGGCTGAGCGATTGGAAGAGCGACACACTGGCAAGTCTGCTGAGCTCGGCATCGGCCAATCAGGAGGGCAGAGGCGCAGCTCCGTTAAGAAGATGGAGAGATTAATGGAGAAG aGGCATGGCCGAGTGCAGGAGACCCAGCTCAAGTGCACTAAAGCTCGAAACGACTACCTGCTCAATCTCGCTGCTGCCAATGCGGCCATGAACAAGTACTACCTGCAGGATGTCAGCACTCTCATTGAC TGTTGTGACCTGGGTTTCCATCCGTCTGTGGAGAGGGTAATGAAGTGCTACCTGGCTAGTCGGTGGCGCATCCAAAAGACAGAGGAGGCAGGGCTCAAGCAGCTGGAGGCCGCAGTAACGTCGCTGGACCAGGGCGGAGACAGAGATGCCCTGCTGCAGCAGCATGATTCCGCCTTCTGCCTTCCGTTTAGGTTTAACTACCATCCACATGAGGGCGACCAG GTATGTGAGGTGAGCGCGGAGAGTCAGGTTAGATACGAGATGGAGACGAGATTTCAACAACTTCAGTCTCGGCTAGCTGCTGTCACTCTGGAGACAGAGGAG GTCAGTAAAACCCTCAAAGCGACACTCACAGCCCTGCTGGACTCCATGTGTGACAGCGACTGCAACGCCGCCCCCGACGTGCCCAGCAGCCTATTACACGAGGCCGCCGGAGCaggctctgcccccaaacttaCCCTCGCCAAGCGTCGAGCAAATCAGCAGGAGACCGAGACCTACTATTTTACA AAAGTGAAGGAGTTTCTCACCAGTAGTTCTCTGactttcaaacttcaagccaaaCACGATCTACTCCACGATGCCATACAGAAAG CTGAGGCCGTCAACACAGACCCCTCCAG AGCTCACTGCGCTCGCTCGGTGCGAGTTCGCAAGTCCAGACCCATATCCCAATTTTGCCACACACTCTTCAGCACCGATATACTCTCCTACATACAG AGCTCCGGCCAACAGATCCCTGTGGTGGTTGAAAGCTGCATCCGCTTCATAAACCTTCACG gtCTCCACCATGAAGGAATATTTAGAGTTCCTGGGTCACAAAGAGAAGTTAATTTGATCAAAGATGCTTTTGAGAGAG GAGAAGACCCTCTGTCAGACAGTGAGTGTGACTTGGATTCAGTGGCTGGGGTTTTGAAGCTTTATTTCAGGGGCCTCGAGCCTCCCCTCTTCCCCTATGAGAGCTACTTGGAGCTGCTGGAGTGTGTCC aaaTCGAAGGTATGGTGGACAAAGCGgcacaaatcaaatcaattgtCTCTGCCTTCCCACGACCTCTACTCATCATAATGCGATACCTGTTCGCATTCCTCAATCA CGTGACTCAGTACAGCGACGAGAACATGATGCAGTCCTACAACCTGGCCGTCTGCTTTGGCCCGAGCCTGCTGAGGGGAGTTGATTCGGATGATGCCGTTGCTCAGCAGCCACAGGTCAATGACCTTGTCAAAACCATGATCCTTCAGCATGATGTCATATTTCCCGGCCAGTCCGAATTGCCAGGCCCGATTTATGAGAAGCACATGACCCTTGAGCAGGAGTATTG TGAACCAATCACAGAGGAGGGAGATGGAGAGGCTGAACATCTACCAAGTGAGGATg AGTGGGAGGCCGTGGCAATGTTCGACTATGTGGCGAGGTCACCAGCAGAGCTGTCGTTCAAGCAGGGAGATCTCCTTACTCTTCATAGCAAGGCCTCTTCTGATTGGTGGAGGGGTGAAGCAGCAGGGGTCAAAGGTCTCATCCCACACAAGTACATCAGTGTCTTGGAAGG GTCAGAGAGAGGGAAAAGAGAAGATGGAGGAGGTGGCAGCGGTGGCAGTACTGGAAATTTGTCAACAGAAGATCCTCATACAGAAAACACTGTTCg GATGCGGGTGAACAGCGATGGTGCTTCGTTGCCCGGGCGACAGCGAGGAAGTGATGGAAGCCCTGGTCAAAAGCCACCCGCCTCCCCAGCTGCACGTCACCTTCCAGT GTCTCAGGAGCGAAGACACACGCTGGACACTGTGAGACAGGCAGGGTTCAAACCTGTGGACAGACCTGCGTTTGTTCAGGCAGACAGGACATCAGCTGACAAG GAGATGATCAGTCGCCAGATGAACTCTGTGTTTAAGGAGCTCTTGTCTCGACAACCTTCCATGCAGCCGCAAACTCTCGCAGCCGTGGCTCCCCCCGGTCCTCCTCCttctacctcctcctcctcttcttcctctccacTCCCTCAAGTTGCCCCCACTGCCAGAAAAGTGGGCTTCGGTATCCGAGGACGGGCCCTTTTCCGTCCGGTAGAGTGA
- the arhgap4b gene encoding SLIT-ROBO Rho GTPase-activating protein 3 isoform X2 gives MMTSHGKLRREKGSLAEYESQMKDLRAQLTDQIKILDSQVEVKQQQLSDLSEFLRRRGDIEAEYARALDKLTERFTHKTKKKEQWGQSVCQVWSVLLTQTRLESREHSTLGDTCCNALTQRLAHSTEDTHRLHKRSKEVGIQMQDELLKVTTELQTALKTYNQYHTDCLIAEGKLKEAERLEERHTGKSAELGIGQSGGQRRSSVKKMERLMEKRHGRVQETQLKCTKARNDYLLNLAAANAAMNKYYLQDVSTLIDCCDLGFHPSVERVMKCYLASRWRIQKTEEAGLKQLEAAVTSLDQGGDRDALLQQHDSAFCLPFRFNYHPHEGDQVCEVSAESQVRYEMETRFQQLQSRLAAVTLETEEVSKTLKATLTALLDSMCDSDCNAAPDVPSSLLHEAAGAGSAPKLTLAKRRANQQETETYYFTKVKEFLTSSSLTFKLQAKHDLLHDAIQKAEAVNTDPSRRRRRMSRTQSSGQQIPVVVESCIRFINLHGLHHEGIFRVPGSQREVNLIKDAFERGEDPLSDSECDLDSVAGVLKLYFRGLEPPLFPYESYLELLECVQIEGMVDKAAQIKSIVSAFPRPLLIIMRYLFAFLNHVTQYSDENMMQSYNLAVCFGPSLLRGVDSDDAVAQQPQVNDLVKTMILQHDVIFPGQSELPGPIYEKHMTLEQEYCEPITEEGDGEAEHLPSEDEWEAVAMFDYVARSPAELSFKQGDLLTLHSKASSDWWRGEAAGVKGLIPHKYISVLEGSERGKREDGGGGSGGSTGNLSTEDPHTENTVRMRVNSDGASLPGRQRGSDGSPGQKPPASPAARHLPVSQERRHTLDTVRQAGFKPVDRPAFVQADRTSADKEMISRQMNSVFKELLSRQPSMQPQTLAAVAPPGPPPSTSSSSSSSPLPQVAPTARKVGFGIRGRALFRPVE, from the exons ATGATGACATCACACGGAAAACTGAGGAGGGAGAAGGGTAGTCTGGCCGAATATGAATCTCAAATGAAAG ACTTGCGAGCACAACTGACTGACCAGATCAAGATTTTGGACTCCCAGGTAGAGGTGAAACAGCAGCAGCTCTCAGATCTTTCTGAGTTTCTCCGCCGACGCGGCGACATTGAGGCGGAATACGCACGAGCCCTTGATAAACTCACAGAGAGGTTCACACACAAGACCAAGAA GAAGGAGCAGTGGGGTCAGTCAGTGTGTCAAGTCTGGTCTGTTTTGCTGACTCAGACTCGTTTGGAAAGTCGTGAGCACTCAACGTTGGGTGACACCTGCTGCAACGCACTTACGCAGCGGTTAGCGCACAGTACCGAGGACACACACCGACTCCACAAAAGG AGCAAAGAGGTTGGAATTCAGATGCAGGATGAGTTGCTTAAAGTCACTACTGAGCTGCAGACG GCTTTGAAGACATACAATCAGTACCACACTGACTGCCTGATAGCTGAGGGCAAACTGAAGGAGGCTGAGCGATTGGAAGAGCGACACACTGGCAAGTCTGCTGAGCTCGGCATCGGCCAATCAGGAGGGCAGAGGCGCAGCTCCGTTAAGAAGATGGAGAGATTAATGGAGAAG aGGCATGGCCGAGTGCAGGAGACCCAGCTCAAGTGCACTAAAGCTCGAAACGACTACCTGCTCAATCTCGCTGCTGCCAATGCGGCCATGAACAAGTACTACCTGCAGGATGTCAGCACTCTCATTGAC TGTTGTGACCTGGGTTTCCATCCGTCTGTGGAGAGGGTAATGAAGTGCTACCTGGCTAGTCGGTGGCGCATCCAAAAGACAGAGGAGGCAGGGCTCAAGCAGCTGGAGGCCGCAGTAACGTCGCTGGACCAGGGCGGAGACAGAGATGCCCTGCTGCAGCAGCATGATTCCGCCTTCTGCCTTCCGTTTAGGTTTAACTACCATCCACATGAGGGCGACCAG GTATGTGAGGTGAGCGCGGAGAGTCAGGTTAGATACGAGATGGAGACGAGATTTCAACAACTTCAGTCTCGGCTAGCTGCTGTCACTCTGGAGACAGAGGAG GTCAGTAAAACCCTCAAAGCGACACTCACAGCCCTGCTGGACTCCATGTGTGACAGCGACTGCAACGCCGCCCCCGACGTGCCCAGCAGCCTATTACACGAGGCCGCCGGAGCaggctctgcccccaaacttaCCCTCGCCAAGCGTCGAGCAAATCAGCAGGAGACCGAGACCTACTATTTTACA AAAGTGAAGGAGTTTCTCACCAGTAGTTCTCTGactttcaaacttcaagccaaaCACGATCTACTCCACGATGCCATACAGAAAG CTGAGGCCGTCAACACAGACCCCTCCAG aagaagaagaagaatgtcTCGTACTCAG AGCTCCGGCCAACAGATCCCTGTGGTGGTTGAAAGCTGCATCCGCTTCATAAACCTTCACG gtCTCCACCATGAAGGAATATTTAGAGTTCCTGGGTCACAAAGAGAAGTTAATTTGATCAAAGATGCTTTTGAGAGAG GAGAAGACCCTCTGTCAGACAGTGAGTGTGACTTGGATTCAGTGGCTGGGGTTTTGAAGCTTTATTTCAGGGGCCTCGAGCCTCCCCTCTTCCCCTATGAGAGCTACTTGGAGCTGCTGGAGTGTGTCC aaaTCGAAGGTATGGTGGACAAAGCGgcacaaatcaaatcaattgtCTCTGCCTTCCCACGACCTCTACTCATCATAATGCGATACCTGTTCGCATTCCTCAATCA CGTGACTCAGTACAGCGACGAGAACATGATGCAGTCCTACAACCTGGCCGTCTGCTTTGGCCCGAGCCTGCTGAGGGGAGTTGATTCGGATGATGCCGTTGCTCAGCAGCCACAGGTCAATGACCTTGTCAAAACCATGATCCTTCAGCATGATGTCATATTTCCCGGCCAGTCCGAATTGCCAGGCCCGATTTATGAGAAGCACATGACCCTTGAGCAGGAGTATTG TGAACCAATCACAGAGGAGGGAGATGGAGAGGCTGAACATCTACCAAGTGAGGATg AGTGGGAGGCCGTGGCAATGTTCGACTATGTGGCGAGGTCACCAGCAGAGCTGTCGTTCAAGCAGGGAGATCTCCTTACTCTTCATAGCAAGGCCTCTTCTGATTGGTGGAGGGGTGAAGCAGCAGGGGTCAAAGGTCTCATCCCACACAAGTACATCAGTGTCTTGGAAGG GTCAGAGAGAGGGAAAAGAGAAGATGGAGGAGGTGGCAGCGGTGGCAGTACTGGAAATTTGTCAACAGAAGATCCTCATACAGAAAACACTGTTCg GATGCGGGTGAACAGCGATGGTGCTTCGTTGCCCGGGCGACAGCGAGGAAGTGATGGAAGCCCTGGTCAAAAGCCACCCGCCTCCCCAGCTGCACGTCACCTTCCAGT GTCTCAGGAGCGAAGACACACGCTGGACACTGTGAGACAGGCAGGGTTCAAACCTGTGGACAGACCTGCGTTTGTTCAGGCAGACAGGACATCAGCTGACAAG GAGATGATCAGTCGCCAGATGAACTCTGTGTTTAAGGAGCTCTTGTCTCGACAACCTTCCATGCAGCCGCAAACTCTCGCAGCCGTGGCTCCCCCCGGTCCTCCTCCttctacctcctcctcctcttcttcctctccacTCCCTCAAGTTGCCCCCACTGCCAGAAAAGTGGGCTTCGGTATCCGAGGACGGGCCCTTTTCCGTCCGGTAGAGTGA
- the arhgap4b gene encoding SLIT-ROBO Rho GTPase-activating protein 3 isoform X3, producing MQDELLKVTTELQTALKTYNQYHTDCLIAEGKLKEAERLEERHTGKSAELGIGQSGGQRRSSVKKMERLMEKRHGRVQETQLKCTKARNDYLLNLAAANAAMNKYYLQDVSTLIDCCDLGFHPSVERVMKCYLASRWRIQKTEEAGLKQLEAAVTSLDQGGDRDALLQQHDSAFCLPFRFNYHPHEGDQVCEVSAESQVRYEMETRFQQLQSRLAAVTLETEEVSKTLKATLTALLDSMCDSDCNAAPDVPSSLLHEAAGAGSAPKLTLAKRRANQQETETYYFTKVKEFLTSSSLTFKLQAKHDLLHDAIQKAEAVNTDPSRAHCARSVRVRKSRPISQFCHTLFSTDILSYIQSSGQQIPVVVESCIRFINLHGLHHEGIFRVPGSQREVNLIKDAFERGEDPLSDSECDLDSVAGVLKLYFRGLEPPLFPYESYLELLECVQIEGMVDKAAQIKSIVSAFPRPLLIIMRYLFAFLNHVTQYSDENMMQSYNLAVCFGPSLLRGVDSDDAVAQQPQVNDLVKTMILQHDVIFPGQSELPGPIYEKHMTLEQEYCEPITEEGDGEAEHLPSEDEWEAVAMFDYVARSPAELSFKQGDLLTLHSKASSDWWRGEAAGVKGLIPHKYISVLEGSERGKREDGGGGSGGSTGNLSTEDPHTENTVRMRVNSDGASLPGRQRGSDGSPGQKPPASPAARHLPVSQERRHTLDTVRQAGFKPVDRPAFVQADRTSADKEMISRQMNSVFKELLSRQPSMQPQTLAAVAPPGPPPSTSSSSSSSPLPQVAPTARKVGFGIRGRALFRPVE from the exons ATGCAGGATGAGTTGCTTAAAGTCACTACTGAGCTGCAGACG GCTTTGAAGACATACAATCAGTACCACACTGACTGCCTGATAGCTGAGGGCAAACTGAAGGAGGCTGAGCGATTGGAAGAGCGACACACTGGCAAGTCTGCTGAGCTCGGCATCGGCCAATCAGGAGGGCAGAGGCGCAGCTCCGTTAAGAAGATGGAGAGATTAATGGAGAAG aGGCATGGCCGAGTGCAGGAGACCCAGCTCAAGTGCACTAAAGCTCGAAACGACTACCTGCTCAATCTCGCTGCTGCCAATGCGGCCATGAACAAGTACTACCTGCAGGATGTCAGCACTCTCATTGAC TGTTGTGACCTGGGTTTCCATCCGTCTGTGGAGAGGGTAATGAAGTGCTACCTGGCTAGTCGGTGGCGCATCCAAAAGACAGAGGAGGCAGGGCTCAAGCAGCTGGAGGCCGCAGTAACGTCGCTGGACCAGGGCGGAGACAGAGATGCCCTGCTGCAGCAGCATGATTCCGCCTTCTGCCTTCCGTTTAGGTTTAACTACCATCCACATGAGGGCGACCAG GTATGTGAGGTGAGCGCGGAGAGTCAGGTTAGATACGAGATGGAGACGAGATTTCAACAACTTCAGTCTCGGCTAGCTGCTGTCACTCTGGAGACAGAGGAG GTCAGTAAAACCCTCAAAGCGACACTCACAGCCCTGCTGGACTCCATGTGTGACAGCGACTGCAACGCCGCCCCCGACGTGCCCAGCAGCCTATTACACGAGGCCGCCGGAGCaggctctgcccccaaacttaCCCTCGCCAAGCGTCGAGCAAATCAGCAGGAGACCGAGACCTACTATTTTACA AAAGTGAAGGAGTTTCTCACCAGTAGTTCTCTGactttcaaacttcaagccaaaCACGATCTACTCCACGATGCCATACAGAAAG CTGAGGCCGTCAACACAGACCCCTCCAG AGCTCACTGCGCTCGCTCGGTGCGAGTTCGCAAGTCCAGACCCATATCCCAATTTTGCCACACACTCTTCAGCACCGATATACTCTCCTACATACAG AGCTCCGGCCAACAGATCCCTGTGGTGGTTGAAAGCTGCATCCGCTTCATAAACCTTCACG gtCTCCACCATGAAGGAATATTTAGAGTTCCTGGGTCACAAAGAGAAGTTAATTTGATCAAAGATGCTTTTGAGAGAG GAGAAGACCCTCTGTCAGACAGTGAGTGTGACTTGGATTCAGTGGCTGGGGTTTTGAAGCTTTATTTCAGGGGCCTCGAGCCTCCCCTCTTCCCCTATGAGAGCTACTTGGAGCTGCTGGAGTGTGTCC aaaTCGAAGGTATGGTGGACAAAGCGgcacaaatcaaatcaattgtCTCTGCCTTCCCACGACCTCTACTCATCATAATGCGATACCTGTTCGCATTCCTCAATCA CGTGACTCAGTACAGCGACGAGAACATGATGCAGTCCTACAACCTGGCCGTCTGCTTTGGCCCGAGCCTGCTGAGGGGAGTTGATTCGGATGATGCCGTTGCTCAGCAGCCACAGGTCAATGACCTTGTCAAAACCATGATCCTTCAGCATGATGTCATATTTCCCGGCCAGTCCGAATTGCCAGGCCCGATTTATGAGAAGCACATGACCCTTGAGCAGGAGTATTG TGAACCAATCACAGAGGAGGGAGATGGAGAGGCTGAACATCTACCAAGTGAGGATg AGTGGGAGGCCGTGGCAATGTTCGACTATGTGGCGAGGTCACCAGCAGAGCTGTCGTTCAAGCAGGGAGATCTCCTTACTCTTCATAGCAAGGCCTCTTCTGATTGGTGGAGGGGTGAAGCAGCAGGGGTCAAAGGTCTCATCCCACACAAGTACATCAGTGTCTTGGAAGG GTCAGAGAGAGGGAAAAGAGAAGATGGAGGAGGTGGCAGCGGTGGCAGTACTGGAAATTTGTCAACAGAAGATCCTCATACAGAAAACACTGTTCg GATGCGGGTGAACAGCGATGGTGCTTCGTTGCCCGGGCGACAGCGAGGAAGTGATGGAAGCCCTGGTCAAAAGCCACCCGCCTCCCCAGCTGCACGTCACCTTCCAGT GTCTCAGGAGCGAAGACACACGCTGGACACTGTGAGACAGGCAGGGTTCAAACCTGTGGACAGACCTGCGTTTGTTCAGGCAGACAGGACATCAGCTGACAAG GAGATGATCAGTCGCCAGATGAACTCTGTGTTTAAGGAGCTCTTGTCTCGACAACCTTCCATGCAGCCGCAAACTCTCGCAGCCGTGGCTCCCCCCGGTCCTCCTCCttctacctcctcctcctcttcttcctctccacTCCCTCAAGTTGCCCCCACTGCCAGAAAAGTGGGCTTCGGTATCCGAGGACGGGCCCTTTTCCGTCCGGTAGAGTGA